The region GTCCGCAGTGCCATCACCGTCGTCCTTGCCTTCGAGCCATCcgtgccgccgtcgccgtcgcctagaGGACGCCGGTAGGAAGCAGCAGCTCACCGTTTCCTTGGTCCCCGCCGACGCCAAGCGAGAAGAGAAGGTGAGATCGAATTTGTCTGATCTTTCTTTTTCCCTGTCCCTCCCATGGATTTTCCCGGATCTTGGTGAGCTCCTCAACCACCAGATTTTGCGTGTTCTGTGAATCCAATCCTTCCGCCTGCAGGGGGTGCTTTGGGGTTTCTGTAGGGACGAGGAGAGGATTTGTGATGCGCatcgccgcccctctctctttctctcgactCAATCTCATTTTTTCCTTCTAAACAGTCAAATTGCCAGTCAGTTTAGCTGTACTGAGCGACAAAGAAAAATGTGCAGGCTTCTCTTTGTATCCCATGCACGTGTGCTGTAGTTGTAGCAAGAAAATTCTTCGGATTTCCCTGGCAATCTGTCAGTTTAGCTTCAGGCATTCCTTTGTATCATTCAGACTTATAGTTATTTTCTTACTTTCTGTAGGCACGTGTGCTGTAGGTGTAGCAAATTGGACAAGCTACATCGCTAATGCCGGGTGTACGGAGCTCAGGAAGGCTATCTGCAACAAGCTTCAGGGTACGTGCACACGGATGCATTTCTTATTTTCAGAATATCCATATTGAATAAGTAGTCTAATTGACTTCCTTGTCGCTCGGTTATCGATATGCAGAGGATAATGGTCTAACCTATAGCCCAGATCATGTGCTAGCGACCAATGGGGCTAAGCAATGCACTACACACGCTGTTCTTGATGTTCTCTCATGTGGTGATGAGGTAAAGTTATCATCTTTGTATATCACAATTTTCTAGGATAAACACTTTTCATTCTAGATTAGATAATACCATGAAAATATCAGCACCAAGTGTTTATCCTGTAGTCCTTTTTGTTGTTCCATGTTCCTAAAATTTAGCAAACTGCTTCATTTTCTTTTAAACTGCAATTTTTGTTTGGGTCTTCCATGCTTTGTCATTAACTCATGATGTGGATGATGCAGCGCCATGGATCAGTCCCTGCTATAggagagagagaagatgagaggatgagagagaaggaaggagaggagggagaaagagagaggaaagagTACCTGGAGGTGCGTCGACCGGCGTCGGCATGTGCTGGCAAGGTTGGGCGGGACCGGGTGGTTGGCTGCGGCTCCGTGGTTTCAGATGGGGCACCGTGGGGAGCCAGGGAGGAAGCTTGGCCCAGCCATGGCGTTGGTGCTGCGGAGAGCCGCCTCGCGCTACTTCATCGTCGACACTACAGGCTTCGCCGCGGCCTACGCGATGCCGCCCCAGGGGGATCAGCAGCAGCCCCCCTCGCTGCAGGGGCCCAGCCAGCAGGTCGGGGCCAAGCTGGGGCCCTGCATCGAGTGCAGCGCCACCGGCACAAGAAGTGCTCTGGGTGCAAGTGCATGCATATTGGTGCGCCCCCACCCCCCGCCCTCGTCCCCCTCCCTATTTCTTGGTATGACATGGTTGTGTGCGTCCTGATCTTGCATTGCCGCTGAGTCCCTGCGGAATCGTGGCGCCCCCTTTCTGTAATTCGTTGCTTGATGCGTGCTATTGTGCCGGGATCCTCCACCGTTCTTGGCCCTACCCCCGGTGTCCATGAATGTAGATTGTGATTTCTGTCGTTTCTTGGATGCTTTGGGAAATTGGGTCTTACCTTACCCCTGTTGTCCATTATTGCGAAATTGTGATTTTGCTCTTGCTTCTTGGATGCTTGTGTAATTCGGTGTTTAGGTTCAGTGATTTTAGTGGTTCTTGAGGATCCAAGACATACATAGTAGATGGGAACCTCTGTTCTTGTGAGGTTATTGAGTGGTGATCATGCGGTTTGGTGTTCTCATGAGATAAGTGCCTTCTTGCGGGCCCCTTGCATCTTATTTGTGCGATTTGGCTGTGTATGTCTATAATAGGTACTTTGCTTTTTAGGATTAATGATTAAGCGGTTCATGGTGTTGAGCATAAGGTAGTTGATGAGCCAGGGAGGCGGCTTGGCCCAGCCATGGCGCTGGTGCTGCAGACTCCCCGCCGCGTGGCGTCTCACTGCTCGTCCCTTCTGGTCACACCTCCCCATGTGAGTTCCTCCACCCTAATTCAGCTCCCCTTGCTATCTAATTTCAATTTTGTTTCGCATGTGGGTTTGGGTGGCCAGGAGATTTTGCACCACCAACTATAGCAACACCTTTTTTTTGCCAGTTAGTGTTACGGTTCCTGCTGACGGTGTATATCCCTTGAACAACAATCTTCCATTTTCAGCTGCTACACATCCAACTGCAGTAGCAAATACCTCCATCCCCGATACACTGCGGATGGTAGCTCTGAAACTATTGGTTGCTTAAGTAGTTTCTGTCAAGTTGTATATTTAGCTGTTGGCTGCCATTTGTAGTTGCAGTTAGTATCTTCTTTATTTCACACCATGTTTTCTTATGTCTTGCTTCTATCTTGCTGGACTTGTGGGATCTAAGTGATCTATAATTGTGTTTTCTGGTCATTACATCAAAAAATGTATCCCCACTTTCAAAGATGATCCTTGTTTGTTGCAAGGGAAAGATCTATTCTTGCACTGCGCTAAGCACATCACAAGTAGGTAGGTTAGGTTATTTATGTGAAGTTTTCTTGCTATATATGTTGTGGAATCAAGGTGTCTATTGACCAAATGAAGAATGATATATCTATCtgcatatttttctttttagatgaaTTTGACTAACTATGCCTACTCTTTCAGCTTAAAGTGTATTTGAGAACCCATGCACTTGACCAAATGGTTCACGCAGTAGCTGCTTCATTTGGCATTAGAATGATTACCAAATTTTGCTACGAACTTATGCTGCTACTATAACCTTTTTGTAGGTAAATTTGAAGCCTAAGGTGCCAACAAAGGTAGTTTGTGCTGAACATCTTGAGTTACAGAACGAGATACTCACACTGCTTAACATACAGAGGCAAGTACTTTCCTAAAGGAGCTCCTGAATGCTTTAGGCTTTGATGTCTGCTTTAGTCTGATATTTCCATTTGATCTTCCAAAAGGAGCAACCATCACAGTGCTGAAATTATGTTCCACTTGATGGTTCTTAATTGTATTTCTCAGTTTAGGTTTGGACTTGCACTATAGGTGGTTGCAATCTCAGGCTTTGCGTGTCTGTCTATGACATCCTTGCCGTCGAAGGCGGATTCACCTTTCCATGATAGGGCTGCTCGACGTATAAAGTAATTAGTGCCATCATCTTTGCCATCCATTTATCTTTATTAAGGAATGTGATGTTACTACTTACTAATTATGTATGTTGTTTAGTATTTGCAGAAGCATTCTCAACTTTCCTCTGTACTTTCTCTTTTCTCTATACTTTGTTTGGGTAGTATTTACCCTGTCCCGAGAATAGCAGAGATAGACATGCCTATGTGTACAGCTAAGTAATCAAAATAGTTGAGATAGACATGCCTATGTCTACAGGAAAACCAGCTTAACATTCATATCTCAACTCCCTATACACTCTGACCAGACATAAAATTAAGCTTAGGTCAGCAAACTGGAAAAAGGGCATATATGGTTACCGTGTAGAGTATGTGAGTAAATACACATGTTGCATGGTGCATGTTTTTTGCTGTGAGTTTCTTTGTATGCTAGCGGAGCTCGAGTTCAATAGTTCTTCACATTACATATTTTATTCACCCCCGTACTGCATTTCTGTAAAATACATTGGTTCCAGTCTTGACTATGGGCTGTTTTGCCATGCTTACATCAGAGCTCAAAAGTAGATGTCATCAGCAAGTAGGTGATACATGTCTATCTGATTTAGCATTTTGGAATTGCTCACAACATTTCTTTCGGCATGTCAATGAAAATGGCACCTTCCCATTCTGATGTTCATTATGTTTCTTGAAGCCCTCACCATCTTTATATTCATTACATATTCTCAAAAGCTTATTTCTTAATAATACCTAAAGTGAATACCATGAGCTACCTCTCCAGTTTATTCTTATTTGAGTATTAAGAGCACCTACATTGCTTTGGTTCTGTATGACTGATCAAATTTACACACACCTCAATCATAGTAAAATCTGGAAGACGACGTAAAAGAATCAAAGAAAAGTAGAGATGCACAATAGTTTTTGCTTTTCAGGGATTGTTCTTGGGTTCAACTTTCGCCGGCATGTTGTTATTATAGAGTTACCGTATCTCTTTGAATCGTCATATGTACTCCAAACTCTTATAGATTATGCAACTAGCTAATGGTTGGAACTTTTACTCAACTTTATTATAGGTGGCACAAAGTCATGTTAGTTGCCATTTTATTGCTACAGATATGTTCTTGTTCTGATTGTTTATGTGATGATTATATTCATGTGTATGTAGCACAACCTCATGTTTACATTTGGCTTGAAGTcggctgtacttttttttgctttTGTTACAAGATATATCATCAATTTCTTGTCTGGACGTACTTTTATTAGTTTGCTTCTAACTGCATCTTAATATGTACTCAGTAGGCTCTACAGGATTCGATGATGGATGTGTGAATGTGAGCAATCAGGATATAAATTTCTTCCAACAGCAAGACATGCTGATTAGATTCAGGAATATGTTCTTGCGTCCCAGCTTTGCAGCTTCACGTTGTAGGACTAATATTTGGTACCTGACATGAGATTGAGAAGTACCATGCTTTAATTAATTAGTACATACCTTGTGCAGGGCACATAAAATATATCTGATATCGgttttttgttatttatatttttatCTTTTCTACCCTAATTCAGTAGCACCATTTCTTGATGTTATTTCTCTATAGGATTGTTGCTTCCACTATAGCTTTTCCCctctgaaatgaatttgaattaggTCACTTTAGTGTCAAGGTAAAAATTTCTTTGTTCTCGGGAAGAGCCAATATCCTAGGTGATCGTTAAATATTATTAATAATTACCAATTAATAATTATGTGCTTGACTGTTTGTTGATGACCAATAATTATGTATTTCACTTATAAGTAACTATCTAATTTGCATGTTCCATTTTATTTCAGATGTAACACATTCTTTGTATGTATTCTGATGGATTTTAGATATGCTCACTTGATATCATTTTTTTCTCTTGACTCTAAAACATGTATGTACAAGCTATTTAAGAGGGACAAGAAGGCGGAATAGCCTCGCTTATACAGTTTCT is a window of Triticum dicoccoides isolate Atlit2015 ecotype Zavitan chromosome 2B, WEW_v2.0, whole genome shotgun sequence DNA encoding:
- the LOC119364200 gene encoding uncharacterized protein LOC119364200; translated protein: MREKEGEEGERERKEYLEVRRPASACAGKVGRDRVVGCGSVVSDGAPWGAREEAWPSHGVGAAESRLALLHRRHYRLRRGLRDAAPGGSAAAPLAAGAQPAGRGQAGALHRVQRHRHKKCSGCKCMHIVDEPGRRLGPAMALVLQTPRRVASHCSSLLVTPPHVNLKPKVPTKVVCAEHLELQNEILTLLNIQSLGLDLHYRWLQSQALRVCL